A window of Oikeobacillus pervagus contains these coding sequences:
- a CDS encoding electron transfer flavoprotein subunit alpha/FixB family protein has protein sequence MAKKVLVLGEARDGALRNVSFEAIAAGKTVAEGGEVVGVLLGDAVSALGEELIQYGADRVVVVEDEKLTQYTSDAYSQAMMAVIESENPEGIVFGHTALGKDLSPKIASKLGTGLISDVTSVEVAGGNVVFTRPIYSGKAFEKKIVVDGIVFASIRPNNIQPLEKDASRTGEVSSVSADIKDLRTIIKEVVRKASEGVDLSEAKVVIAGGRGVKSEEGFEPLKELAGVLGGAIGASRGACDADYCDYSLQIGQTGKVVTPDLYIACGISGAIQHLAGMSNSKVIVAINKDPEANIFNVADYGIVGDLFEVVPMLTEEFKKLKVASS, from the coding sequence ATGGCAAAAAAAGTTTTAGTACTAGGAGAAGCTCGTGATGGGGCACTAAGAAACGTATCGTTTGAAGCAATTGCAGCTGGTAAAACAGTCGCAGAGGGTGGAGAAGTAGTAGGGGTTTTACTTGGTGACGCTGTAAGCGCTTTAGGAGAAGAATTGATTCAATACGGTGCAGACCGTGTAGTAGTTGTAGAAGATGAGAAATTGACACAGTATACATCTGATGCTTATTCTCAAGCTATGATGGCAGTGATTGAATCTGAAAATCCTGAAGGAATTGTATTTGGTCATACAGCTTTAGGAAAGGATCTTTCACCGAAAATCGCAAGTAAATTGGGAACTGGACTTATTTCAGATGTCACTTCTGTAGAAGTAGCTGGAGGTAATGTTGTATTCACTCGCCCAATATACTCTGGGAAAGCATTTGAAAAGAAAATTGTGGTAGATGGTATTGTTTTTGCATCCATTCGACCAAACAATATTCAACCACTTGAAAAAGATGCATCTCGCACTGGCGAAGTTAGCTCTGTATCCGCTGATATTAAAGATTTACGTACCATCATTAAAGAAGTAGTACGTAAAGCAAGTGAAGGTGTAGATTTATCAGAAGCGAAAGTTGTTATCGCGGGTGGCCGTGGTGTGAAGAGTGAAGAAGGCTTTGAACCATTAAAAGAATTAGCAGGCGTATTAGGAGGAGCAATTGGTGCTTCACGTGGTGCGTGTGATGCTGATTATTGTGATTATTCATTACAAATTGGACAAACAGGTAAAGTTGTAACTCCAGATCTTTATATCGCTTGCGGTATTTCAGGAGCGATCCAACATTTAGCTGGTATGTCAAACTCAAAAGTCATTGTTGCTATCAACAAAGATCCTGAAGCAAATATCTTCAATGTTGCTGATTACGGAATTGTCGGCGATTTATTTGAAGTCGTTCCAATGTTAACAGAAGAGTTCAAGAAATTAAAAGTGGCTTCTTCTTGA
- a CDS encoding lysylphosphatidylglycerol synthase transmembrane domain-containing protein, translating into MKNIYRQVKRLISFAILILFFYLISTFFQTETFLTSLKKIGEHPLFISLGLMFYFISFLLKGIAWKWYVGKGFSLSTAMIGIWYSLLVNHLLPIKVGDLFRSYVFYKREKHLDFSLCLQSVVIMRLFDIFSLIIIVSLGLFLVPLYFQFSMLPLVMMISGGIVLAFIIITKFPDFFHKQYSFFQQTFFQWKTIPVFFLIFISWLMEAAVLMTVVSALGSSIHVVTAIWVNSITIIGQTFQMTPGGIANYETIMSLAMKTVDFPVEFGMITALISHGLKFLFSFFIGFIAWMIYPITFGEVGKWQKERRNEA; encoded by the coding sequence ATGAAAAATATTTATAGACAAGTGAAACGTTTGATTAGTTTCGCTATATTAATATTGTTTTTCTATCTCATTTCGACATTTTTCCAAACGGAAACTTTTTTAACTTCTTTAAAAAAAATAGGAGAGCATCCTTTATTTATTAGTCTAGGATTGATGTTCTATTTTATTTCTTTTCTATTGAAAGGAATTGCATGGAAATGGTATGTAGGAAAAGGTTTTTCGCTGTCCACTGCGATGATTGGTATTTGGTACAGTTTACTTGTCAACCATCTTTTACCGATTAAAGTGGGAGATCTTTTTCGGTCGTATGTTTTCTATAAGCGGGAGAAACACCTCGATTTCTCTTTATGTTTACAATCTGTCGTGATCATGCGACTATTCGATATCTTTTCTTTAATTATCATTGTTTCTTTAGGCCTTTTTTTGGTACCGCTGTACTTTCAATTTTCAATGTTACCTCTTGTCATGATGATTTCTGGTGGAATCGTGTTGGCTTTTATTATTATTACAAAGTTTCCAGATTTTTTTCATAAACAATATTCCTTTTTTCAACAGACTTTTTTTCAATGGAAGACAATTCCGGTTTTTTTCCTCATTTTTATTAGTTGGTTGATGGAAGCTGCCGTACTTATGACCGTTGTAAGTGCGTTAGGTTCTTCGATTCATGTTGTGACAGCTATTTGGGTAAACAGCATCACGATTATTGGCCAAACCTTTCAAATGACACCAGGAGGAATTGCCAATTACGAAACGATTATGAGTTTAGCGATGAAAACAGTGGATTTCCCAGTTGAATTTGGAATGATAACGGCTCTGATTAGTCATGGATTAAAATTTTTATTTTCTTTTTTTATCGGATTTATTGCCTGGATGATCTATCCCATCACATTTGGTGAGGTAGGAAAATGGCAAAAAGAAAGGAGGAATGAGGCATGA
- a CDS encoding glycosyltransferase family 2 protein, translated as MYKQKVVVFLPAYNEEKSIADVIQEVPRSFHPLVEVKVIVINDGSTDRTVEVAELAGADEVIHMEKNSGLGAAVRRGLQECLRLGADIGVMIDADAEYPARSIPSLLQPIFEGEADYTMGSRFLGTIKGMRLHRRLGNYCFTLLQSILLRKWLHDGQSGMRAFSKQVMEHAEIIHDYNYAQVITLNIVRKGFRVKEIPIQYQVRTKGQSFIKFKAYMTNVIPAIYKEMRRPVDRIHIQKDQHKMAEFKENEILKNSD; from the coding sequence GTGTATAAACAGAAAGTAGTTGTTTTTTTGCCAGCTTATAATGAAGAGAAGTCGATCGCGGATGTGATTCAAGAGGTTCCCCGTTCGTTTCACCCTTTAGTCGAGGTGAAGGTGATTGTGATTAACGACGGTTCAACAGATAGAACCGTTGAGGTGGCAGAATTAGCGGGTGCGGATGAAGTTATTCATATGGAGAAGAACAGCGGACTTGGGGCCGCAGTTCGAAGAGGTTTGCAGGAATGTCTTCGTCTTGGGGCTGACATTGGTGTCATGATTGATGCGGATGCAGAATATCCGGCTCGCAGCATTCCGTCATTATTACAGCCTATTTTTGAGGGAGAAGCGGATTATACGATGGGTTCGCGATTTCTAGGGACCATCAAAGGGATGAGGTTACATCGACGGTTAGGAAACTATTGCTTTACTTTATTACAATCGATTTTACTGAGGAAATGGCTGCATGATGGTCAATCGGGGATGAGAGCTTTTTCGAAACAAGTAATGGAACATGCTGAAATTATTCATGATTATAACTATGCTCAAGTGATTACATTAAATATCGTTAGAAAAGGGTTCCGTGTGAAAGAAATCCCTATTCAATATCAAGTCCGAACAAAGGGACAATCATTTATTAAATTTAAAGCGTATATGACCAATGTAATACCGGCCATTTATAAGGAAATGAGAAGACCAGTTGACCGCATCCACATTCAAAAAGATCAGCATAAAATGGCAGAGTTCAAAGAGAACGAAATTTTAAAAAATAGCGATTGA
- a CDS encoding FTR1 family iron permease — MDFQAFLITLREALEAILIVGLILSYLTRLNADRYKKWVFVGVFLALITSFLAALLFQVVFTGFASFGSELYLKVGIMFASVFLLSHMILWMKKESKGKNTEMQKKLDAVLSTGSISAMIIHSYLIVVREGVETVFFFAAISGGDVTKVFQSYGALAGLLMALVLGYLFFSGTMRFSLKTFFNVTGILIMFIAAGLLVQGIGVMQDMGKMGSLYTNAEGKPEPVYDIVAFMPEHYQDELHFERDTGKETMISGQVGLFMSAMFGYSHDPSLEQVLAYWLYFILVGIWMKLINSGKIRPSKKKKETASSSDPIAEQKL; from the coding sequence ATGGATTTTCAAGCATTTTTGATTACCCTTCGCGAAGCGTTAGAGGCGATCTTAATCGTTGGTTTAATACTGTCTTATCTAACCCGTTTAAACGCCGATCGTTACAAGAAATGGGTCTTTGTAGGTGTGTTTTTAGCACTTATTACAAGTTTTTTAGCTGCTTTATTATTCCAAGTCGTATTCACAGGGTTTGCTAGTTTCGGAAGTGAATTGTACTTAAAAGTTGGCATTATGTTTGCGTCTGTTTTTCTTTTATCCCATATGATTCTTTGGATGAAGAAAGAATCCAAAGGTAAAAACACGGAAATGCAGAAGAAACTCGATGCTGTCTTATCGACGGGTAGCATTTCAGCGATGATTATTCACTCCTACTTAATTGTCGTCCGAGAAGGGGTTGAAACCGTATTCTTCTTTGCGGCGATTAGCGGTGGAGATGTGACAAAGGTTTTCCAAAGCTACGGGGCTTTAGCGGGTTTATTGATGGCCCTAGTACTAGGTTATTTATTCTTCTCAGGAACGATGAGATTCTCATTGAAAACATTCTTTAATGTGACAGGAATTTTAATTATGTTTATTGCAGCAGGACTCCTTGTACAAGGAATCGGTGTAATGCAAGATATGGGGAAAATGGGTTCATTGTATACGAATGCGGAAGGAAAACCAGAACCTGTATATGATATCGTCGCTTTTATGCCAGAACATTACCAAGATGAACTTCACTTTGAACGTGATACAGGGAAGGAAACGATGATCAGCGGTCAGGTTGGCTTGTTTATGTCAGCTATGTTCGGTTATAGTCATGACCCTTCACTTGAACAAGTGTTAGCTTACTGGCTCTATTTTATATTAGTTGGAATTTGGATGAAATTAATCAATTCGGGAAAAATTCGCCCTTCTAAAAAGAAAAAAGAAACAGCTTCTTCTTCTGATCCAATAGCAGAGCAGAAGTTATAA
- a CDS encoding alkaline phosphatase family protein, which translates to MKSASKFEKIAARCWNLLNEGKPFTPIFVIGTIFIFHFSQLTDGEFLLNLLISFACVLPLFILYFIYDFPLFLRNYLWIPFIAYILLFGQIYYSLMFLAIGLFFFFTVFFWGTLYYHLRIGTSWLNFTRFWKLVLKNSDSTSGNAQEQLPKFLLLLMMWEMFLQSQINDSIINWIHVSIFYVAIFLFTWILHHYLFDWKPKMYPSYAHMPKPEEGHQADKVVVIVVDGMRKERFYEAETPFLDALKEGGVEYTNMETVYPARTVVCFSSMFTGTYPAEHGIKSNMVWKLGIKVESIFDSLRKIGKKGRLLGIAHLVDSMGDDVETVTAVMKNDVADVNIMKRAKKIMKEQDPDLFIVQMIATDQTGHSRGVLYDEYLQKIKEADGLIEDFVHWLKAEGKMENTTLFICADHGQADGIGGHGHLDEGERFVPFFMNGPNIKKGVKIQEKHSLVSLASTIAYILGAPLPSHARGPVLQEAFIETKEK; encoded by the coding sequence ATGAAAAGCGCTTCAAAATTTGAAAAAATTGCTGCAAGATGTTGGAATCTTTTAAATGAAGGGAAGCCGTTTACTCCCATTTTTGTTATAGGAACCATCTTCATTTTCCATTTTTCACAATTAACAGATGGTGAATTTCTTTTGAATCTTTTGATCAGTTTTGCGTGCGTGCTGCCGCTGTTCATTCTTTATTTTATATATGATTTTCCTTTGTTTTTAAGAAATTATTTATGGATTCCATTTATCGCTTATATTCTATTATTTGGACAAATCTATTATTCTCTTATGTTTTTGGCGATCGGGTTGTTTTTCTTCTTTACGGTGTTCTTTTGGGGGACTCTTTATTATCATCTTCGAATAGGCACCTCCTGGTTAAATTTTACTCGTTTTTGGAAATTAGTATTGAAAAATAGTGATTCAACGAGTGGGAATGCTCAAGAACAGCTTCCTAAATTTCTACTATTATTAATGATGTGGGAAATGTTCTTACAAAGTCAAATAAATGATAGTATAATCAATTGGATACATGTTTCTATATTTTATGTGGCAATCTTCCTCTTTACATGGATTTTACATCACTATTTATTCGATTGGAAACCAAAAATGTATCCATCATATGCCCATATGCCAAAGCCGGAAGAGGGGCATCAGGCAGATAAAGTGGTTGTGATTGTAGTAGATGGAATGAGAAAAGAACGTTTCTATGAAGCGGAAACTCCTTTTTTAGATGCCCTGAAAGAAGGCGGGGTTGAATATACGAATATGGAAACCGTTTATCCAGCGAGAACGGTCGTCTGTTTTTCCTCTATGTTTACAGGGACTTATCCAGCTGAACATGGAATAAAATCAAACATGGTTTGGAAGTTAGGCATTAAAGTGGAAAGTATTTTTGATTCTTTAAGAAAAATTGGTAAGAAAGGTCGCTTGCTAGGGATTGCTCACTTAGTGGATTCTATGGGAGACGACGTTGAAACGGTGACAGCTGTCATGAAAAATGATGTGGCAGATGTGAACATTATGAAACGTGCCAAAAAAATTATGAAAGAGCAAGACCCCGATCTTTTTATCGTGCAAATGATTGCGACGGACCAAACCGGTCATAGCCGGGGAGTTTTATATGATGAGTACTTGCAAAAAATCAAAGAAGCAGATGGACTGATTGAAGATTTTGTACATTGGTTAAAGGCTGAAGGAAAAATGGAGAATACGACCTTATTCATTTGTGCGGACCATGGGCAAGCAGATGGAATTGGTGGTCATGGGCATTTGGATGAAGGGGAAAGATTTGTTCCGTTCTTTATGAATGGTCCTAATATAAAAAAAGGTGTCAAGATACAAGAAAAACATAGTTTAGTATCTTTAGCTTCAACGATTGCGTATATATTAGGGGCTCCGCTACCTAGCCATGCCCGCGGACCAGTATTGCAGGAGGCTTTTATTGAAACGAAAGAGAAATAA
- the trxA gene encoding thioredoxin — MAIVKVTDQTFASEIKDGLVLVDFWAPWCGPCKMIAPVLEELDGDLGDKVKIAKLDVDENSQTAGQFGVMSIPTLILFKNGEPVDKVIGFQPKEALADLVNKHA, encoded by the coding sequence ATGGCGATTGTAAAAGTAACGGATCAAACATTTGCTTCAGAGATAAAAGATGGTCTTGTTTTAGTGGATTTCTGGGCACCATGGTGCGGACCTTGTAAAATGATTGCACCTGTTCTAGAGGAGTTAGATGGGGACCTAGGAGATAAAGTGAAAATTGCTAAACTTGACGTAGATGAAAACTCTCAAACAGCTGGTCAATTTGGTGTCATGAGTATCCCGACTCTTATCCTTTTCAAAAATGGTGAACCAGTCGATAAAGTAATTGGATTCCAACCGAAAGAAGCTTTAGCTGATTTAGTAAACAAACATGCCTAA
- a CDS encoding TetR/AcrR family transcriptional regulator produces the protein MKRNKPKYHQIIDAAVIAIAENGYHAAQVSKIAKRAGVADGTIYLYFKNKEDILISLFQEKMQNFVENLEKVVAGKQKAAEKLLLMLENHFTILSDDRHLAVVTQLELRQSNKELRLKINNVLKDYLKLIEKILSEGVESGEFKSDLNIRITRQMIFGTIDEIVTTWVMNDQKYDLVALAPTVSKLLMSGLSA, from the coding sequence ATGAAAAGAAACAAACCTAAATATCATCAAATTATTGATGCAGCCGTTATTGCAATTGCAGAGAATGGCTATCATGCTGCTCAAGTTTCGAAAATAGCAAAGCGTGCAGGAGTAGCAGATGGAACCATTTATTTATATTTTAAAAATAAAGAAGACATCCTGATTTCTCTCTTTCAGGAAAAAATGCAGAATTTTGTCGAAAATTTAGAGAAAGTTGTAGCAGGAAAACAGAAGGCTGCGGAGAAATTATTATTGATGCTAGAAAATCATTTCACGATATTGTCTGATGATCGTCATTTAGCAGTAGTTACTCAGTTGGAACTTCGCCAATCTAATAAAGAATTAAGATTGAAAATTAATAATGTGTTAAAAGATTATTTGAAACTGATTGAAAAAATTTTATCTGAAGGTGTCGAATCAGGAGAATTTAAGTCGGATTTAAATATTCGCATAACACGACAAATGATTTTTGGGACGATTGACGAAATTGTCACTACATGGGTAATGAATGATCAAAAATATGATCTTGTAGCTCTTGCCCCAACTGTCTCAAAACTACTAATGTCAGGATTATCAGCGTAG
- a CDS encoding electron transfer flavoprotein subunit beta/FixA family protein: MNIYVLLKRTFDTEEKITVSNGAINEDGAEFIINPYDEYAVEEAIQIRDAKGGEITVVSVGNDESEKQLRTALAMGADKAVLINIEDDVENGDQFTTAKILAEYLQDKEADIILAGNVAIDGGSGQVGPRVADLLGIPYVTTITKLDIDGEKATIVRDVEGDSEVIETSLPILVTAQQGLNEPRYPSLPGIMKAKKKPLEELELDDLDLDEDDVEAKTKTTEIFLPPTKEAGKVLEGDLGDQVKELVQLLHTEAKVV; encoded by the coding sequence ATGAACATCTATGTATTATTAAAAAGAACTTTTGATACAGAGGAAAAAATCACCGTTTCTAACGGCGCTATCAATGAAGATGGGGCAGAATTTATCATTAACCCCTACGATGAGTACGCTGTTGAAGAGGCTATTCAAATTCGCGATGCAAAAGGCGGCGAAATTACGGTAGTATCTGTTGGAAATGACGAAAGTGAGAAGCAACTTCGCACTGCTTTAGCGATGGGTGCAGACAAAGCTGTCTTAATCAATATTGAAGATGATGTTGAAAATGGTGATCAATTTACTACAGCAAAAATTTTAGCAGAATACTTACAGGACAAAGAAGCAGACATTATTTTAGCAGGAAATGTCGCAATTGACGGTGGAAGTGGACAAGTAGGACCACGCGTTGCTGATTTACTTGGAATCCCTTACGTTACGACAATTACTAAGTTAGACATTGACGGTGAAAAAGCAACAATTGTTCGCGATGTTGAAGGGGACTCCGAAGTAATTGAAACATCATTACCAATATTAGTAACAGCTCAACAAGGTTTAAATGAGCCACGCTATCCTTCTTTACCAGGAATTATGAAAGCGAAGAAAAAGCCGCTTGAAGAATTAGAATTAGATGATCTTGATCTAGATGAAGATGATGTGGAAGCTAAAACGAAAACAACTGAAATCTTCTTACCACCAACTAAAGAAGCTGGAAAAGTTTTAGAAGGTGATCTAGGGGATCAAGTAAAAGAACTTGTTCAATTATTACACACAGAAGCAAAAGTAGTTTGA
- a CDS encoding NAD-dependent epimerase/dehydratase family protein has protein sequence MRILITGGAGFIGMNLSRKLIQLGYDVYIVDCLHPYYSNERKKVHLQQIRNFGNVHFYRHDLLDPVGTKKLFLDISPHVVIHLAALPGVSYSLEQPLAYIDYDIKATVNVLEAAGTSEVKKVIFASSSSVYGDQPQIPLKEEMANGRLISPYAAAKWSAESFCHVYASFYSFQLTILRFFTVYGPWGRPDMAIAKFIKQIMKGEPISVYGKGSARDYTYVDDIVEGIILAMNHFASETKIYNIGAGHPISMNSLLDHLTGQFGRFRLENKPTRKGDVHSTWADISKAKSELDFSPKVSFEEGLKRTISWAYEYEKYL, from the coding sequence ATGAGAATACTCATAACCGGTGGTGCCGGTTTTATAGGAATGAATTTAAGTAGAAAATTAATCCAGTTAGGTTATGACGTCTATATAGTCGATTGTTTACATCCTTATTATTCTAACGAAAGAAAGAAAGTTCATTTACAACAAATCAGAAATTTCGGAAATGTCCATTTCTATCGTCATGATTTGCTAGATCCAGTGGGAACAAAGAAATTATTTCTCGATATTTCTCCACACGTTGTGATCCATCTTGCTGCCTTGCCAGGGGTAAGTTATTCATTAGAACAACCATTAGCCTATATTGATTACGATATTAAAGCAACGGTTAATGTACTGGAAGCTGCTGGAACATCAGAGGTAAAGAAAGTTATTTTTGCTTCCTCCTCTTCTGTGTATGGGGACCAACCCCAAATCCCATTAAAAGAGGAGATGGCAAATGGAAGATTGATCTCCCCATACGCTGCTGCTAAATGGAGTGCAGAGTCTTTTTGTCATGTATATGCATCATTTTATTCATTTCAGTTAACGATTCTACGTTTTTTTACTGTATATGGACCATGGGGAAGACCTGATATGGCGATCGCTAAGTTTATTAAACAAATAATGAAAGGGGAGCCTATTTCGGTTTATGGAAAGGGAAGCGCAAGGGATTACACATATGTAGATGACATCGTAGAAGGAATTATTTTGGCCATGAACCATTTTGCGTCGGAAACGAAAATATATAATATTGGTGCGGGTCATCCCATTTCGATGAATTCTTTACTAGATCATTTGACCGGACAATTCGGCCGTTTCCGTCTTGAAAATAAACCGACGAGAAAAGGGGATGTTCATTCTACATGGGCAGATATTTCAAAGGCGAAATCTGAGCTAGACTTTTCTCCTAAAGTTTCCTTTGAGGAGGGATTGAAGAGAACTATTTCCTGGGCTTATGAATATGAAAAATATTTATAG
- a CDS encoding enoyl-CoA hydratase, translating into MEYLSLKKDGMVGEIQINRPPANALSSGLIEELDSILNEIESDKEIRVVLLYGDGRFFSAGADIKEFTTIPGKEEFSVLSQRGQNVFERIESFSKPVIAAIHGAALGGGLELAMSCHIRLVTEKAKLGLPELSLGLIPGFAGTQRLPRYVGIAKAMEMLLTSKPITGSEAVQLGLANHAYDEEQLLPNARKLAQDISKKSPATMKASIELMSYAKQAKFSEGVSKEAELFGEVFVTNDAKEGIQAFIEKREAVFKGE; encoded by the coding sequence ATGGAATACTTATCTTTGAAAAAAGATGGTATGGTTGGTGAAATCCAAATAAATCGACCGCCAGCCAACGCATTATCAAGTGGGCTAATTGAGGAATTAGATTCTATTTTAAATGAAATTGAGTCTGACAAGGAAATTCGTGTCGTTCTACTCTATGGTGATGGAAGATTCTTCTCAGCTGGTGCGGATATTAAGGAATTCACCACTATTCCAGGTAAAGAAGAATTTTCTGTATTATCACAAAGGGGTCAAAATGTATTTGAAAGGATTGAATCTTTTTCGAAACCAGTTATTGCGGCCATTCATGGTGCAGCACTTGGTGGAGGATTAGAGCTAGCAATGAGTTGCCATATTCGTTTAGTAACGGAAAAGGCAAAGCTTGGACTACCTGAACTATCATTAGGCCTTATACCTGGGTTTGCAGGGACACAACGACTTCCTCGTTATGTTGGGATAGCCAAAGCAATGGAAATGCTCCTAACTAGCAAACCAATTACGGGATCTGAAGCCGTACAATTAGGTCTTGCCAATCATGCTTATGATGAAGAGCAATTGCTTCCAAATGCTCGCAAGTTGGCTCAAGACATTTCTAAAAAAAGTCCAGCTACGATGAAAGCGTCCATCGAATTGATGAGTTATGCGAAACAAGCAAAATTCTCTGAAGGAGTTTCGAAGGAAGCAGAACTGTTCGGAGAAGTATTCGTTACAAACGATGCCAAAGAGGGAATTCAAGCTTTCATTGAAAAAAGGGAAGCAGTATTTAAAGGCGAGTAA
- the uvrC gene encoding excinuclease ABC subunit UvrC produces the protein MNEMIKNKLAILPDQPGCYLMKDRQGTIIYVGKAKILKNRVRSYFTGTHDGKTQRLVSEIEDFEYIITSSNIEALILEMNLIKKHDPKYNVMLKDDKSYPFIKLTHERHPRLITTRKVKRDKGKYFGPYPNVQAANETKKLLDRLYPLRKCHTLPDRVCLYYHLGQCLAPCVKEVSESTYKEMTDEITKFLNGGYQEIKKVLTEKMHQASEELQFERAMEYRDQIAHIEATMEKQKMTMNDFTDRDIFGFAVDKGWMCVQVFFVRQGKLIERDVSLFPFYDEPEEEFLTYLGQFYSKANHFKPKEIFLPESVDEDLAEKLIHVKMFKPKIGKKKDLVLLAEKNARMALKEKFALIERDEERTIKAVEKLGVAMGISTPLRIEAFDNSNIQGTDPVSAMVVFIDGKSEKKEYRKYKIKTVEGPDDYNSMREVIRRRYTRALQDHLPLPDLILIDGGKGQVEAAKEILEDELGLSIPVAGLAKDEKHRTSQLLYGEPLQTVSLKHNSQEFYLLQRIQDEVHRFAITFHRQLRGKSAFQSALDDIEGIGPKRKKLLLKHFGSIKRMKEASIDELLEIGIPKKVAATIIEKLQ, from the coding sequence ATGAACGAAATGATAAAAAATAAACTAGCGATTCTTCCAGATCAACCTGGTTGCTATTTAATGAAAGATAGACAAGGAACGATCATTTATGTCGGGAAAGCAAAAATATTAAAAAACCGTGTGCGTTCTTATTTCACAGGAACACATGACGGTAAAACACAGCGCTTAGTGAGTGAAATTGAGGATTTCGAATATATTATCACATCTTCAAATATTGAAGCGTTAATTTTGGAAATGAATTTAATTAAAAAACATGACCCTAAATATAATGTCATGTTAAAGGATGATAAAAGCTATCCGTTTATTAAATTAACGCATGAACGGCATCCACGATTAATTACGACAAGGAAGGTAAAAAGGGATAAAGGAAAATACTTTGGCCCATATCCTAATGTCCAGGCTGCAAATGAAACGAAAAAATTATTAGATCGTCTGTATCCATTAAGAAAATGCCATACATTACCTGATCGGGTTTGTTTATATTATCATTTAGGACAATGTTTAGCTCCATGTGTGAAGGAAGTTAGTGAATCTACTTATAAAGAGATGACAGATGAAATCACGAAATTTTTAAACGGTGGATACCAGGAGATTAAGAAAGTATTAACGGAGAAAATGCATCAGGCTTCAGAAGAGCTTCAGTTTGAGCGTGCAATGGAATATCGTGATCAAATCGCTCATATTGAAGCCACGATGGAAAAGCAAAAAATGACGATGAATGATTTTACAGACCGGGATATTTTCGGTTTTGCAGTCGATAAGGGATGGATGTGTGTTCAAGTATTTTTTGTGCGACAAGGAAAATTGATTGAGCGTGATGTGTCTTTATTCCCATTTTATGATGAGCCAGAAGAAGAATTTTTGACTTATCTTGGTCAATTTTATTCAAAAGCAAACCATTTTAAGCCAAAGGAAATATTCCTACCAGAAAGTGTAGATGAAGATTTAGCGGAAAAACTTATTCATGTAAAGATGTTTAAACCGAAAATTGGGAAGAAAAAAGATCTTGTATTATTAGCAGAAAAAAATGCAAGGATGGCATTAAAAGAGAAATTTGCTCTCATTGAACGGGATGAAGAAAGAACAATTAAAGCGGTGGAAAAATTAGGAGTAGCGATGGGGATTTCTACCCCGTTGCGAATCGAAGCTTTCGATAATTCAAATATTCAAGGAACAGATCCTGTTTCAGCGATGGTCGTATTTATCGATGGAAAATCTGAGAAAAAAGAATATCGAAAATACAAAATCAAGACAGTCGAAGGACCGGACGATTATAATTCAATGCGAGAAGTGATCCGAAGAAGATATACGAGGGCGTTACAAGACCATTTACCTTTACCTGATTTAATTCTAATCGATGGGGGAAAAGGGCAGGTGGAAGCTGCGAAGGAAATATTGGAGGATGAATTAGGTTTATCGATTCCAGTAGCGGGCCTGGCAAAAGATGAAAAACATCGTACATCACAACTTTTATATGGTGAGCCCCTACAAACCGTATCACTAAAGCATAATAGTCAAGAATTTTATTTATTACAACGAATTCAAGATGAAGTTCATCGATTCGCGATTACATTTCATCGACAATTGCGAGGGAAATCTGCTTTTCAATCCGCTCTTGATGATATTGAAGGAATAGGTCCAAAGAGAAAGAAACTTTTGTTAAAACACTTCGGATCGATTAAACGGATGAAAGAAGCTTCCATCGATGAATTACTTGAAATTGGAATCCCGAAAAAAGTGGCTGCGACTATAATCGAAAAATTACAATAA